From one Phycisphaerae bacterium genomic stretch:
- a CDS encoding DUF3568 family protein yields the protein MGVRKFQLEAGVVVLGLCVLLSGCQTVKKATGSYEAYMQADPERVVSAARASMEELGLIGVVAQSTKLDGELSARTAQDKTVTVSVQREGEDVSRMTVRVGTFGDKAMSQTIIRKTMDRLE from the coding sequence ATGGGCGTACGGAAATTCCAATTGGAGGCGGGGGTTGTCGTGCTGGGATTGTGCGTGCTGCTCTCGGGCTGCCAGACCGTCAAGAAGGCCACGGGGAGCTACGAGGCGTACATGCAGGCCGATCCCGAGCGCGTCGTGTCCGCGGCGCGGGCGAGCATGGAGGAGTTGGGCCTCATCGGCGTCGTTGCCCAATCGACCAAGCTGGACGGTGAACTCTCCGCCCGCACGGCTCAGGACAAGACCGTGACCGTTTCGGTGCAGCGCGAAGGAGAGGATGTCAGCCGGATGACCGTGCGCGTGGGGACGTTTGGTGACAAGGCCATGAGTCAGACGATCATCCGGAAGACGATGGACCGCCTCGAATAG
- a CDS encoding acyl carrier protein, which translates to MELDARLLELAGEVLEIDPQELGPDDGIGRTAGWTSLAHLNLIVAIEETFDIRLPTSRLPELTTLGKLQGELGRQGMD; encoded by the coding sequence GTGGAACTTGATGCCCGACTACTGGAATTGGCGGGGGAAGTCCTTGAGATCGACCCGCAAGAACTGGGCCCGGACGACGGTATCGGCCGGACCGCGGGATGGACCTCGCTGGCACATCTCAACCTGATCGTGGCGATCGAAGAGACGTTTGACATTCGCCTACCCACGTCGCGACTTCCGGAACTGACGACGCTGGGAAAGTTGCAGGGGGAACTGGGTCGGCAGGGAATGGATTAG
- a CDS encoding ferredoxin: MADIEKLQIIIDRDACIGDGACVDAATETFEIDDEAKAIVREGSTDSREYILEAAERCPVDCIVVKCKDSGEQLYPTP; the protein is encoded by the coding sequence GTGGCCGACATCGAGAAACTGCAGATTATCATCGATCGTGACGCCTGCATCGGCGACGGAGCCTGCGTGGACGCCGCAACGGAAACCTTCGAGATCGACGACGAGGCCAAGGCCATCGTCCGCGAGGGCAGCACCGACTCCCGCGAGTACATCCTCGAGGCCGCGGAGCGCTGCCCGGTGGACTGCATCGTCGTCAAGTGCAAGGACTCCGGCGAGCAGCTTTATCCCACGCCGTAG
- the rplT gene encoding 50S ribosomal protein L20, with translation MGRATYGAARHRRKVRVLRASRSFRGAPRNHWKSAKIAVRRARLYSYRDRRRRKRDFRALWIIRLTAACRARGMQYSRFIFALTQMNVELNRKMLSEIAIHSPADFDAIVEQARNHMPAGSQAAA, from the coding sequence ATGGGTCGTGCAACCTACGGAGCGGCTCGACATCGCAGAAAAGTGCGTGTGCTTCGGGCATCGCGAAGCTTCCGGGGCGCGCCGCGCAACCACTGGAAGTCGGCCAAGATCGCCGTCCGCCGTGCCCGCCTGTACAGCTATCGCGATCGCCGTCGTCGCAAGCGCGATTTCCGGGCGCTGTGGATTATTCGTCTCACCGCAGCATGCAGGGCCCGCGGCATGCAGTACAGCCGTTTCATTTTCGCGCTGACGCAAATGAACGTCGAGCTGAACCGCAAGATGCTCAGCGAGATTGCCATCCACAGTCCCGCCGATTTTGATGCGATCGTCGAGCAGGCGCGTAACCACATGCCGGCGGGATCGCAGGCGGCGGCCTGA
- a CDS encoding histidinol-phosphatase HisJ family protein: MRLYDQHLHSRHSFDSSADPQANVESALARGLAGLTFTEHFDTHPNEWNDCVYDHEAYSATIHRLREIYGKRLFIGKGIEVCYQPQRMDFILDFLSRHEFDMVMLSVHYFGEVPVHKKEHWEGVELHTGTRRYLEKVRDAVRHCAELRAQRGRVFDVLGHMDMVKRYTQRFFGSHDVGPCADLFDDILRGCLAADLIPEINTSSLRQGLDESMPGPATVRRYAELGGMCMSLGSDSHRSEHIGAGFDYALGILRAAGIKHTAWFDNRERTAVAVDE; the protein is encoded by the coding sequence ATGCGGCTCTACGACCAGCACCTTCACTCCCGCCACTCATTCGACTCCAGCGCCGATCCGCAGGCCAACGTCGAGTCCGCCCTCGCACGCGGACTGGCCGGGTTGACCTTCACGGAGCACTTCGATACCCACCCCAACGAGTGGAACGACTGCGTCTACGATCACGAAGCCTATTCCGCAACGATTCACCGCCTCCGCGAGATCTACGGAAAGCGCCTCTTCATCGGCAAGGGAATCGAGGTCTGCTACCAGCCCCAGCGGATGGACTTCATCCTCGACTTTCTCTCCCGCCACGAATTCGACATGGTCATGCTCAGCGTGCACTACTTTGGCGAGGTTCCCGTGCACAAGAAGGAACACTGGGAAGGCGTGGAGCTACACACCGGCACGCGGCGCTACCTGGAGAAGGTCCGTGACGCCGTCCGCCACTGCGCCGAACTCCGCGCGCAGCGGGGCCGGGTCTTCGACGTCCTCGGACACATGGATATGGTCAAGCGCTACACGCAGCGCTTCTTCGGATCACACGACGTGGGTCCCTGCGCCGACCTCTTCGACGACATCCTTCGCGGATGCCTCGCGGCCGACCTCATACCGGAGATCAACACGTCGTCACTTCGACAAGGGCTTGACGAAAGCATGCCCGGGCCCGCGACGGTGAGACGTTACGCGGAACTTGGGGGAATGTGCATGTCGCTGGGATCGGACTCCCACCGCAGCGAGCACATCGGCGCCGGGTTTGACTACGCGCTCGGTATCCTTCGCGCGGCCGGGATAAAGCACACCGCGTGGTTTGACAATCGCGAGCGGACTGCCGTAGCCGTTGACGAATAG
- the rpmI gene encoding 50S ribosomal protein L35 has product MPKPKTHKGLRKRFSLTAKGKVRFKKPGTGHLMSHKSGDRCRKLRRPGILKGALQNRIRRMLGAEGPAPCSNE; this is encoded by the coding sequence ATGCCAAAGCCCAAGACACATAAGGGATTGAGGAAGCGATTTTCGCTGACCGCGAAGGGTAAGGTTCGCTTCAAGAAGCCGGGAACCGGCCACCTGATGAGCCACAAGAGCGGTGACCGCTGTCGCAAGCTCCGCCGTCCGGGCATCCTCAAGGGGGCTTTGCAGAATCGGATCCGGCGGATGCTGGGGGCCGAGGGACCTGCGCCCTGCTCGAACGAGTAA
- a CDS encoding NeuD/PglB/VioB family sugar acetyltransferase yields the protein MKKLILIGAANAELAKLVRAINGRAPTWELVGYLDDDPAKQGTMFMDAPVLGPTSQLASDRHADVSVLTAIGAPAIRRKMAGLLEQAGCEVASLIHPGVDLWGVGIAPGCIVFEGATISPNVTVGAHSLISFLTFLGHDVTVGSFCNVAPNATISGRCVIGDEVYIGAGATLLPKVQIGDGAVVAAGAVVTRNVKPKSTVVGNPARVMLQM from the coding sequence GTGAAAAAGCTTATCCTGATCGGAGCGGCCAACGCGGAACTCGCCAAGCTGGTGCGGGCGATCAACGGCCGCGCGCCCACCTGGGAACTGGTCGGTTACCTGGACGATGATCCCGCCAAGCAGGGGACGATGTTCATGGACGCGCCGGTGCTGGGGCCGACGAGCCAGTTGGCTTCCGACCGGCATGCGGATGTGTCGGTCCTGACCGCGATCGGGGCGCCGGCGATTCGCCGAAAGATGGCAGGGCTCCTGGAGCAAGCCGGTTGCGAAGTGGCATCGCTGATTCACCCCGGCGTGGACTTGTGGGGTGTGGGCATCGCTCCGGGCTGCATCGTGTTCGAGGGTGCGACGATTTCGCCGAACGTCACGGTCGGGGCGCATTCTCTGATCAGTTTTCTGACTTTCCTCGGCCACGACGTGACGGTGGGTTCATTCTGCAATGTGGCGCCGAACGCGACGATCAGCGGGCGGTGCGTGATCGGCGACGAGGTCTACATCGGCGCGGGAGCGACACTGCTGCCCAAGGTCCAAATAGGAGACGGCGCGGTCGTGGCGGCCGGGGCGGTAGTGACGCGGAACGTCAAGCCGAAGTCGACCGTGGTAGGAAACCCGGCGCGGGTGATGTTGCAAATGTAG
- a CDS encoding glycosyltransferase family 39 protein: MDKLADNHRQTSVRNVEALAWIGILALAAFLRFYDLGRFQLWLDESCTSYVVFHLASWPTEGPPWAEVAHLPYFGLLRGWTYLFGESGCALRSLSATAGVLGVLAVGMLARRAGGRTAGLIALILAAVNPLQIHYSREARVYALWILALTICLLLLRRAAESGRWRYWLAYGLAAWVAVLLHYYTLLWIPATAAVLLVGSNRRRTARRWIVTHAVLGFALVPVLIGLVIPNAETGPRRWLQQVWEGYPPWAAMARSISVMLPAGWYPNYLGEVGAADDWLAATWGAMPAGIVVWAPLIAFVALVVWGLLRIRTNRSRAVEAFWLLAGTLAFLVLAWLASLLWRPAYVVGRYDLAAWPMLIGGMAILIAQTGRRSGRVAGRVVLPAVITSVLTVCSAVTIYAAASVVPQRDTQERVRRIAAEVSPGDLIISVGLYRWFLDHAWRRQGVDVEWLSFPRRHDRQLCWDDAEAELQHPGEIEADVAFTLGRIRDALENGRHVWLLAQGEPETPRWEVDRHLFEALHGADIEIALRDAWLGLAELRPIP, from the coding sequence GTGGACAAGCTCGCCGACAATCACCGGCAAACAAGCGTGCGAAACGTGGAAGCACTCGCCTGGATCGGAATCCTCGCCCTGGCCGCCTTCCTGCGGTTCTACGATCTGGGCCGGTTTCAGCTTTGGCTTGACGAGTCTTGCACTTCCTACGTCGTCTTTCATCTCGCTTCCTGGCCAACGGAGGGCCCTCCTTGGGCCGAGGTCGCCCATCTGCCGTATTTCGGCCTGCTTCGCGGCTGGACGTACCTGTTCGGAGAGTCCGGCTGCGCACTGCGAAGCCTCTCCGCGACGGCCGGAGTTCTGGGGGTCCTGGCTGTCGGGATGCTGGCGAGGCGGGCCGGGGGAAGAACGGCAGGGCTGATCGCCCTCATTCTGGCCGCGGTGAATCCTCTCCAGATTCACTACAGCCGAGAAGCGCGCGTATATGCGCTGTGGATTCTTGCCTTGACGATCTGCCTTCTGCTGCTTCGACGGGCGGCCGAATCCGGGCGCTGGCGCTATTGGCTGGCTTACGGATTGGCAGCTTGGGTCGCCGTGCTCCTCCACTACTACACCCTGCTCTGGATTCCGGCCACGGCGGCGGTGCTGCTTGTCGGGAGCAACCGTCGTCGGACCGCGCGCCGCTGGATCGTAACCCATGCCGTCCTCGGGTTTGCGCTGGTCCCAGTATTGATCGGGCTCGTCATTCCCAACGCTGAGACAGGCCCACGCCGCTGGCTCCAGCAGGTCTGGGAGGGCTATCCGCCTTGGGCCGCGATGGCCCGCTCGATATCGGTCATGCTCCCGGCCGGGTGGTATCCGAACTACCTTGGCGAGGTCGGGGCAGCCGATGACTGGCTCGCCGCCACATGGGGAGCGATGCCCGCCGGGATCGTGGTTTGGGCACCGCTGATCGCGTTCGTTGCGCTGGTGGTCTGGGGGCTGCTTCGAATCCGCACAAATCGAAGTAGGGCTGTCGAGGCGTTCTGGCTACTGGCGGGGACCCTTGCGTTTCTCGTGCTGGCCTGGCTGGCGTCGCTCCTGTGGCGACCGGCGTACGTCGTGGGACGCTACGACCTTGCGGCTTGGCCGATGCTCATCGGGGGGATGGCGATTCTGATCGCCCAGACCGGTCGGCGATCCGGTCGGGTTGCAGGCCGGGTCGTACTTCCGGCAGTAATAACATCCGTTCTCACGGTGTGCAGTGCGGTGACGATCTACGCGGCGGCATCTGTTGTTCCGCAGCGGGACACACAAGAGCGCGTGCGTCGGATCGCGGCCGAGGTCTCACCCGGCGACCTCATCATCAGCGTCGGCCTGTATCGCTGGTTCCTGGACCATGCCTGGCGCCGGCAGGGCGTGGACGTCGAGTGGCTTTCCTTCCCCCGAAGACACGACCGCCAGCTCTGCTGGGATGACGCCGAAGCAGAACTGCAACACCCAGGTGAGATCGAAGCGGACGTGGCGTTTACGCTCGGGCGGATCCGCGATGCGCTTGAAAACGGGCGCCACGTTTGGCTGCTCGCCCAGGGCGAACCCGAGACACCCCGCTGGGAAGTTGACAGGCACCTGTTCGAAGCCCTTCACGGTGCGGACATCGAGATAGCACTTCGCGACGCTTGGCTGGGCCTGGCGGAGTTGCGGCCTATTCCCTGA
- a CDS encoding methionine adenosyltransferase: MNGESIVPSRQERGLHLFTSESVSMGHPDKVADQISDALLDSLIGPDPGVRAAIETLVTTNYCLIAGEVTVHNPKAERALAEYDRTIRKVITDIGYTDTAAGFDAETCKIETRIHKQSGDISQGVTAGENPLGEQGAGDQGLMFGFACDETSQLMPLPIHLSHRLVEQQAKVRREGGINWLRPDAKSQVTVVYDGQRPIGIRTVVLSTQHTEAALDPKNDRRMSEDARREVRDKIIMPVLQHECPDLSTEGLRFHINPTGRFLTGGPDGDCGLTGRKVIVDTYGGYGRHGGGAFSGKDPSKVDRSAAYMARHVAKNIVAAGLARQCEVQLAYVIGVAEPVSVAVDTFGTGEVAEELLSKAIREVFPLKPAEIISYLELCRPVYFQTARHGHFGRDEKGFTWEKTDRVEDLRSATGALQAV, from the coding sequence ATGAATGGAGAATCCATCGTGCCATCCCGCCAAGAACGGGGCCTTCACCTGTTTACTTCCGAATCCGTGTCCATGGGCCACCCTGATAAGGTGGCCGATCAGATTTCCGACGCCCTGCTGGACAGCCTCATCGGGCCCGACCCCGGCGTGCGGGCTGCGATTGAAACGCTCGTGACCACCAACTATTGCCTGATCGCGGGCGAGGTCACGGTTCACAACCCCAAGGCGGAGCGGGCTCTGGCCGAATATGACCGAACGATCCGCAAGGTGATCACGGACATCGGGTACACGGACACGGCGGCGGGGTTCGACGCGGAAACGTGCAAGATCGAAACGCGGATCCACAAGCAGTCGGGCGACATCAGCCAGGGCGTGACCGCGGGGGAAAATCCGCTCGGTGAGCAGGGTGCCGGCGACCAGGGACTCATGTTCGGGTTCGCATGCGACGAAACGTCGCAGCTTATGCCCCTGCCCATTCATCTGTCCCACCGTCTGGTGGAGCAGCAGGCGAAGGTTCGTCGAGAAGGCGGCATCAACTGGCTCAGGCCGGACGCCAAGTCGCAGGTGACCGTGGTGTACGACGGGCAGCGGCCCATTGGCATCCGCACCGTCGTTCTTTCCACGCAGCATACGGAGGCCGCGCTCGATCCGAAGAATGACCGACGGATGAGCGAGGACGCGCGGCGCGAGGTTCGCGACAAGATCATCATGCCGGTGCTTCAGCACGAGTGCCCGGATCTTTCGACGGAAGGACTGCGCTTTCACATCAATCCCACGGGGCGGTTCCTCACCGGCGGTCCCGACGGCGATTGCGGACTCACCGGGCGCAAAGTGATCGTGGATACGTACGGCGGCTACGGCCGGCACGGCGGCGGTGCCTTTTCGGGCAAGGACCCCTCGAAGGTGGACCGCAGTGCCGCGTACATGGCACGGCACGTTGCCAAGAACATCGTGGCCGCCGGACTTGCCCGGCAGTGCGAGGTTCAACTGGCGTACGTGATCGGCGTGGCCGAGCCGGTATCCGTGGCGGTGGACACCTTCGGCACGGGAGAGGTCGCGGAAGAACTGTTGTCCAAGGCGATTCGAGAGGTATTTCCGCTGAAGCCCGCCGAGATCATCTCCTACCTGGAGCTCTGCCGTCCCGTGTACTTCCAGACGGCGCGGCACGGTCACTTCGGCCGGGATGAAAAGGGCTTCACCTGGGAAAAGACCGACCGCGTGGAGGATCTTCGTTCCGCGACGGGGGCGCTTCAGGCGGTATAA
- the rmuC gene encoding DNA recombination protein RmuC produces MEIAYGIIGLLVGVAAAWVFATQRGKLLIQRERGEIAQRMAALEAEAAGLRTRLSEGDSVVASLREQLDSERRERARAETRLEEGQRRISEQQRILDEAEKKLKDAFASLSADALKSNAEQFLVAARKTLEVVLSDARGDLGKRHEAIKALVQPLSDSLKRYETQVQSLEQARQKAYGSLEEQLKSLAHTSQTLQQETGRLTTALRNPRVRGRWGELALRRAVELAGMTEHCDFNEQLAVSSDDVRLRPDLVVHLPSGRTVIVDAKAVVDAYLDAVAAPDEDSRKSHLARHADHVRARVRELSAKSYWERFEQSPELVVLFLPGESFFSAALEGDPRLLDEAGERRVILASPTTLISLLRAVAFGWRQERLAENAEHISRLGRELYERMRILVDRLDKLGTHLGRAISSYNDTVGTLESRVLPSARRFKELGAGGGAELPEVSPVTVAARQLSNNTPSDAEAPLEEKG; encoded by the coding sequence GTGGAAATCGCTTACGGCATCATCGGATTACTCGTGGGAGTTGCCGCTGCATGGGTCTTTGCCACCCAGCGTGGCAAGCTCCTCATTCAGCGCGAGCGGGGCGAAATCGCCCAGCGCATGGCCGCGCTCGAAGCCGAGGCCGCGGGACTTCGCACTCGGCTGTCCGAGGGTGATTCCGTCGTTGCTTCCTTGCGCGAGCAACTCGACAGCGAACGCCGGGAGCGGGCCCGCGCGGAAACCCGCCTGGAAGAGGGTCAGCGGCGGATCAGCGAGCAGCAGCGGATTCTGGACGAGGCGGAGAAGAAGCTGAAGGACGCGTTTGCATCACTATCAGCCGACGCGCTGAAATCCAACGCCGAGCAGTTTCTTGTTGCGGCCAGAAAGACCCTCGAAGTCGTGCTGAGTGACGCCCGCGGCGATCTTGGAAAGCGCCACGAGGCGATCAAGGCGCTTGTCCAGCCGCTGAGCGATTCATTGAAACGCTATGAGACGCAGGTCCAGTCCCTCGAGCAGGCGCGGCAGAAGGCGTACGGTTCGCTCGAGGAGCAATTGAAGTCGCTTGCCCACACAAGCCAGACGCTCCAGCAGGAAACGGGTCGTCTGACGACGGCGCTGCGTAATCCCCGCGTCCGCGGACGTTGGGGTGAACTCGCCCTGCGCCGGGCTGTCGAGCTGGCCGGCATGACCGAGCATTGCGACTTCAACGAGCAATTGGCAGTCAGCAGCGATGACGTGCGGCTTCGCCCCGATCTCGTCGTCCACCTCCCGAGCGGGCGGACCGTGATCGTGGACGCCAAGGCCGTGGTCGATGCGTACCTCGATGCCGTCGCCGCGCCGGACGAGGATTCGCGGAAGTCGCACCTCGCGCGCCATGCCGATCACGTCCGGGCGCGCGTGCGTGAGCTCTCGGCCAAGAGCTATTGGGAACGATTCGAGCAATCGCCTGAGCTGGTGGTGCTGTTTCTGCCCGGCGAGTCATTCTTCAGCGCGGCCCTGGAGGGAGATCCGCGCCTGCTCGATGAAGCCGGCGAGCGGCGCGTCATCCTCGCCTCGCCGACCACCTTGATTTCGCTGCTTCGTGCAGTTGCTTTCGGCTGGCGTCAGGAGCGGCTGGCGGAAAACGCCGAGCACATCAGCCGCCTCGGGCGGGAACTTTATGAGAGGATGCGCATCCTCGTGGACCGACTGGACAAACTCGGCACGCACCTGGGTCGGGCCATCTCAAGTTACAACGACACGGTGGGGACGCTGGAGTCTCGAGTGCTCCCTTCCGCTCGGCGATTCAAGGAACTGGGTGCGGGGGGCGGGGCCGAATTGCCGGAAGTCTCCCCGGTAACCGTCGCCGCGCGGCAATTGTCAAACAACACTCCGAGTGATGCGGAAGCGCCGCTCGAGGAAAAGGGTTGA